In the Corythoichthys intestinalis isolate RoL2023-P3 chromosome 12, ASM3026506v1, whole genome shotgun sequence genome, one interval contains:
- the LOC130927535 gene encoding LIM and senescent cell antigen-like-containing domain protein 1 isoform X2 produces the protein MNGRAIPPSIPEDGEVLEYIQHGETNGYHERFRDGDSGEAEVPVSKSQRRKSDVKVYKEFCDFYARFNMANALANAMCERCKSGFAPAEKIVNSNGELYHEQCFVCAQCFQQFPEGLFYEFEDRKYCEHDFQMLFAPCCHQCGEFIIGRVIKAMNNSWHPECFCCDICQAVLADVGFVKNAGRHLCRPCHNREKARGLGKYICQKCHAIIEEQPLLFKNDPYHPDHFNCNNCGKELTADARELKGELYCLPCHDKMGVPICGACRRPIEGRVVNAMGKQWHVEHFVCAKCEKPFLGHRHYERKGLAYCETHYNQLFGDVCYHCNRVIEGDVVSALNKAWCVNCFACSTCNAKLTLKNKFVEFDMKPVCKKCYEKFPLELKKRLKKLSETVARK, from the exons ATGAATGGCCGTGCAATACCGCCTTCTATACCTGAGGATGGTGAAGTCTTGGAATACATTCAACACGGGGAAACAAACGGTTACCATGAAAGGTTTCGGGATGGGGACAGCGGAGAGGCTGAAGTCCCGGTGTCCAAGTCCCAGAGACGGAAGAGTGATGTCAAAGTATATAAGGAGTTTTGCGATTTTTATGCACGCTT CAACATGGCCAATGCCCTAGCTAACGCCATGTGTGAGCGCTGCAAGAGTGGCTTTGCTCCGGCGGAGAAAATAGTCAACAGTAATGGAGAACTTTACCACGAGCAGTGCTTTGTGTGCGCCCAGTGTTTCCAACAGTTTCCTGAGGGACTCTTCTATGAG TTTGAAGACCGGAAATACTGTGAACATGACTTCCAGATGCTCTTTGCACCTTGCTGCCACCAGTGTG GTGAGTTCATCATAGGCCGTGTTATCAAGGCTATGAATAATAGCTGGCATCCCGAATGCTTCTGCTGTGACATCTGCCAAGCCGTGCTTGCCGATGTTGgatttgtaaagaatgctgGCAG GCACTTGTGTCGTCCCTGCCACAACAGAGAGAAAGCACGTGGACTTGGCAAGTACATCTGTCAAAAGTGTCATGCCATCATTGAAGAGCAGCCCCTTCTGTTTAAGAATGACCCCTACCATCCTGATCACTTCAACTGTAACAACTGCGG TAAGGAGTTGACTGCTGATGCCAGAGAGCTGAAGGGGGAGCTTTACTGTCTGCCCTGTCATGACAAAATGGGAGTCCCCATTTGCGGGGCCTGCAGGAGACCCATTGAGGGCCGTGTGGTCAATGCAATGGGAAAGCAGTGGCATGTGGAG CATTTTGTGTGTGCTAAGTGTGAGAAACCCTTCCTGGGACACCGCCACTACGAACGCAAGGGCCTGGCCTACTGTGAAACTCACTACAACCAG CTGTTTGGAGATGTTTGCTACCACTGCAATCGTGTTATAGAAGGAGATG TGGTGTCAGCCCTCAACAAGGCTTGGTGTGTCAACTGTTTTGCTTGCTCTACTTGCAACGCCAAACTCACCCTTAA GAACAAGTTTGTGGAGTTTGACATGAAGCCGGTGTGCAAGAAGTGCTATGAGAAATTTCCACTGGAGCTGAAGAAGAGACTGAAGAAGCTGTCGGAAACTGTCGCACGGAAGTAA
- the LOC130927535 gene encoding LIM and senescent cell antigen-like-containing domain protein 1 isoform X1, translating into MNGRAIPPSIPEDGEVLEYIQHGETNGYHERFRDGDSGEAEVPVSKSQRRKSDVKVYKEFCDFYARFNMANALANAMCERCKSGFAPAEKIVNSNGELYHEQCFVCAQCFQQFPEGLFYEFEDRKYCEHDFQMLFAPCCHQCGEFIIGRVIKAMNNSWHPECFCCDICQAVLADVGFVKNAGRHLCRPCHNREKARGLGKYICQKCHAIIEEQPLLFKNDPYHPDHFNCNNCGKELTADARELKGELYCLPCHDKMGVPICGACRRPIEGRVVNAMGKQWHVEHFVCAKCEKPFLGHRHYERKGLAYCETHYNQLFGDVCYHCNRVIEGDVVSALNKAWCVNCFACSTCNAKLTLKDKFVEVDLKPVCKHCYERLPDDMKRRLSKRERDSKEKKKKPLIPMCL; encoded by the exons ATGAATGGCCGTGCAATACCGCCTTCTATACCTGAGGATGGTGAAGTCTTGGAATACATTCAACACGGGGAAACAAACGGTTACCATGAAAGGTTTCGGGATGGGGACAGCGGAGAGGCTGAAGTCCCGGTGTCCAAGTCCCAGAGACGGAAGAGTGATGTCAAAGTATATAAGGAGTTTTGCGATTTTTATGCACGCTT CAACATGGCCAATGCCCTAGCTAACGCCATGTGTGAGCGCTGCAAGAGTGGCTTTGCTCCGGCGGAGAAAATAGTCAACAGTAATGGAGAACTTTACCACGAGCAGTGCTTTGTGTGCGCCCAGTGTTTCCAACAGTTTCCTGAGGGACTCTTCTATGAG TTTGAAGACCGGAAATACTGTGAACATGACTTCCAGATGCTCTTTGCACCTTGCTGCCACCAGTGTG GTGAGTTCATCATAGGCCGTGTTATCAAGGCTATGAATAATAGCTGGCATCCCGAATGCTTCTGCTGTGACATCTGCCAAGCCGTGCTTGCCGATGTTGgatttgtaaagaatgctgGCAG GCACTTGTGTCGTCCCTGCCACAACAGAGAGAAAGCACGTGGACTTGGCAAGTACATCTGTCAAAAGTGTCATGCCATCATTGAAGAGCAGCCCCTTCTGTTTAAGAATGACCCCTACCATCCTGATCACTTCAACTGTAACAACTGCGG TAAGGAGTTGACTGCTGATGCCAGAGAGCTGAAGGGGGAGCTTTACTGTCTGCCCTGTCATGACAAAATGGGAGTCCCCATTTGCGGGGCCTGCAGGAGACCCATTGAGGGCCGTGTGGTCAATGCAATGGGAAAGCAGTGGCATGTGGAG CATTTTGTGTGTGCTAAGTGTGAGAAACCCTTCCTGGGACACCGCCACTACGAACGCAAGGGCCTGGCCTACTGTGAAACTCACTACAACCAG CTGTTTGGAGATGTTTGCTACCACTGCAATCGTGTTATAGAAGGAGATG TGGTGTCAGCCCTCAACAAGGCTTGGTGTGTCAACTGTTTTGCTTGCTCTACTTGCAACGCCAAACTCACCCTTAA GGATAAATTTGTGGAAGTGGATCTGAAGCCAGTGTGTAAGCACTGCTATGAACGTCTGCCGGACGACATGAAACGGCGGCTGTCCAAGCGCGAACGCGActcaaaggagaaaaaaaagaaaccattGATACCTATGTGTCTGTGA
- the LOC130927535 gene encoding LIM and senescent cell antigen-like-containing domain protein 1 isoform X5, with translation MANALANAMCERCKSGFAPAEKIVNSNGELYHEQCFVCAQCFQQFPEGLFYEFEDRKYCEHDFQMLFAPCCHQCGEFIIGRVIKAMNNSWHPECFCCDICQAVLADVGFVKNAGRHLCRPCHNREKARGLGKYICQKCHAIIEEQPLLFKNDPYHPDHFNCNNCGKELTADARELKGELYCLPCHDKMGVPICGACRRPIEGRVVNAMGKQWHVEHFVCAKCEKPFLGHRHYERKGLAYCETHYNQLFGDVCYHCNRVIEGDVVSALNKAWCVNCFACSTCNAKLTLKDKFVEVDLKPVCKHCYERLPDDMKRRLSKRERDSKEKKKKPLIPMCL, from the exons ATGGCCAATGCCCTAGCTAACGCCATGTGTGAGCGCTGCAAGAGTGGCTTTGCTCCGGCGGAGAAAATAGTCAACAGTAATGGAGAACTTTACCACGAGCAGTGCTTTGTGTGCGCCCAGTGTTTCCAACAGTTTCCTGAGGGACTCTTCTATGAG TTTGAAGACCGGAAATACTGTGAACATGACTTCCAGATGCTCTTTGCACCTTGCTGCCACCAGTGTG GTGAGTTCATCATAGGCCGTGTTATCAAGGCTATGAATAATAGCTGGCATCCCGAATGCTTCTGCTGTGACATCTGCCAAGCCGTGCTTGCCGATGTTGgatttgtaaagaatgctgGCAG GCACTTGTGTCGTCCCTGCCACAACAGAGAGAAAGCACGTGGACTTGGCAAGTACATCTGTCAAAAGTGTCATGCCATCATTGAAGAGCAGCCCCTTCTGTTTAAGAATGACCCCTACCATCCTGATCACTTCAACTGTAACAACTGCGG TAAGGAGTTGACTGCTGATGCCAGAGAGCTGAAGGGGGAGCTTTACTGTCTGCCCTGTCATGACAAAATGGGAGTCCCCATTTGCGGGGCCTGCAGGAGACCCATTGAGGGCCGTGTGGTCAATGCAATGGGAAAGCAGTGGCATGTGGAG CATTTTGTGTGTGCTAAGTGTGAGAAACCCTTCCTGGGACACCGCCACTACGAACGCAAGGGCCTGGCCTACTGTGAAACTCACTACAACCAG CTGTTTGGAGATGTTTGCTACCACTGCAATCGTGTTATAGAAGGAGATG TGGTGTCAGCCCTCAACAAGGCTTGGTGTGTCAACTGTTTTGCTTGCTCTACTTGCAACGCCAAACTCACCCTTAA GGATAAATTTGTGGAAGTGGATCTGAAGCCAGTGTGTAAGCACTGCTATGAACGTCTGCCGGACGACATGAAACGGCGGCTGTCCAAGCGCGAACGCGActcaaaggagaaaaaaaagaaaccattGATACCTATGTGTCTGTGA
- the LOC130927535 gene encoding LIM and senescent cell antigen-like-containing domain protein 1 isoform X3, whose product MDSLRLKALSNSGLYRRRQERPDSYGVLGEGFSNMANALANAMCERCKSGFAPAEKIVNSNGELYHEQCFVCAQCFQQFPEGLFYEFEDRKYCEHDFQMLFAPCCHQCGEFIIGRVIKAMNNSWHPECFCCDICQAVLADVGFVKNAGRHLCRPCHNREKARGLGKYICQKCHAIIEEQPLLFKNDPYHPDHFNCNNCGKELTADARELKGELYCLPCHDKMGVPICGACRRPIEGRVVNAMGKQWHVEHFVCAKCEKPFLGHRHYERKGLAYCETHYNQLFGDVCYHCNRVIEGDVVSALNKAWCVNCFACSTCNAKLTLKDKFVEVDLKPVCKHCYERLPDDMKRRLSKRERDSKEKKKKPLIPMCL is encoded by the exons CAACATGGCCAATGCCCTAGCTAACGCCATGTGTGAGCGCTGCAAGAGTGGCTTTGCTCCGGCGGAGAAAATAGTCAACAGTAATGGAGAACTTTACCACGAGCAGTGCTTTGTGTGCGCCCAGTGTTTCCAACAGTTTCCTGAGGGACTCTTCTATGAG TTTGAAGACCGGAAATACTGTGAACATGACTTCCAGATGCTCTTTGCACCTTGCTGCCACCAGTGTG GTGAGTTCATCATAGGCCGTGTTATCAAGGCTATGAATAATAGCTGGCATCCCGAATGCTTCTGCTGTGACATCTGCCAAGCCGTGCTTGCCGATGTTGgatttgtaaagaatgctgGCAG GCACTTGTGTCGTCCCTGCCACAACAGAGAGAAAGCACGTGGACTTGGCAAGTACATCTGTCAAAAGTGTCATGCCATCATTGAAGAGCAGCCCCTTCTGTTTAAGAATGACCCCTACCATCCTGATCACTTCAACTGTAACAACTGCGG TAAGGAGTTGACTGCTGATGCCAGAGAGCTGAAGGGGGAGCTTTACTGTCTGCCCTGTCATGACAAAATGGGAGTCCCCATTTGCGGGGCCTGCAGGAGACCCATTGAGGGCCGTGTGGTCAATGCAATGGGAAAGCAGTGGCATGTGGAG CATTTTGTGTGTGCTAAGTGTGAGAAACCCTTCCTGGGACACCGCCACTACGAACGCAAGGGCCTGGCCTACTGTGAAACTCACTACAACCAG CTGTTTGGAGATGTTTGCTACCACTGCAATCGTGTTATAGAAGGAGATG TGGTGTCAGCCCTCAACAAGGCTTGGTGTGTCAACTGTTTTGCTTGCTCTACTTGCAACGCCAAACTCACCCTTAA GGATAAATTTGTGGAAGTGGATCTGAAGCCAGTGTGTAAGCACTGCTATGAACGTCTGCCGGACGACATGAAACGGCGGCTGTCCAAGCGCGAACGCGActcaaaggagaaaaaaaagaaaccattGATACCTATGTGTCTGTGA
- the LOC130927535 gene encoding LIM and senescent cell antigen-like-containing domain protein 1 isoform X4, with the protein MLAITEMTNGNMANALANAMCERCKSGFAPAEKIVNSNGELYHEQCFVCAQCFQQFPEGLFYEFEDRKYCEHDFQMLFAPCCHQCGEFIIGRVIKAMNNSWHPECFCCDICQAVLADVGFVKNAGRHLCRPCHNREKARGLGKYICQKCHAIIEEQPLLFKNDPYHPDHFNCNNCGKELTADARELKGELYCLPCHDKMGVPICGACRRPIEGRVVNAMGKQWHVEHFVCAKCEKPFLGHRHYERKGLAYCETHYNQLFGDVCYHCNRVIEGDVVSALNKAWCVNCFACSTCNAKLTLKDKFVEVDLKPVCKHCYERLPDDMKRRLSKRERDSKEKKKKPLIPMCL; encoded by the exons CAACATGGCCAATGCCCTAGCTAACGCCATGTGTGAGCGCTGCAAGAGTGGCTTTGCTCCGGCGGAGAAAATAGTCAACAGTAATGGAGAACTTTACCACGAGCAGTGCTTTGTGTGCGCCCAGTGTTTCCAACAGTTTCCTGAGGGACTCTTCTATGAG TTTGAAGACCGGAAATACTGTGAACATGACTTCCAGATGCTCTTTGCACCTTGCTGCCACCAGTGTG GTGAGTTCATCATAGGCCGTGTTATCAAGGCTATGAATAATAGCTGGCATCCCGAATGCTTCTGCTGTGACATCTGCCAAGCCGTGCTTGCCGATGTTGgatttgtaaagaatgctgGCAG GCACTTGTGTCGTCCCTGCCACAACAGAGAGAAAGCACGTGGACTTGGCAAGTACATCTGTCAAAAGTGTCATGCCATCATTGAAGAGCAGCCCCTTCTGTTTAAGAATGACCCCTACCATCCTGATCACTTCAACTGTAACAACTGCGG TAAGGAGTTGACTGCTGATGCCAGAGAGCTGAAGGGGGAGCTTTACTGTCTGCCCTGTCATGACAAAATGGGAGTCCCCATTTGCGGGGCCTGCAGGAGACCCATTGAGGGCCGTGTGGTCAATGCAATGGGAAAGCAGTGGCATGTGGAG CATTTTGTGTGTGCTAAGTGTGAGAAACCCTTCCTGGGACACCGCCACTACGAACGCAAGGGCCTGGCCTACTGTGAAACTCACTACAACCAG CTGTTTGGAGATGTTTGCTACCACTGCAATCGTGTTATAGAAGGAGATG TGGTGTCAGCCCTCAACAAGGCTTGGTGTGTCAACTGTTTTGCTTGCTCTACTTGCAACGCCAAACTCACCCTTAA GGATAAATTTGTGGAAGTGGATCTGAAGCCAGTGTGTAAGCACTGCTATGAACGTCTGCCGGACGACATGAAACGGCGGCTGTCCAAGCGCGAACGCGActcaaaggagaaaaaaaagaaaccattGATACCTATGTGTCTGTGA